A region of Rhodospirillales bacterium DNA encodes the following proteins:
- a CDS encoding polysaccharide deacetylase family protein gives MLKLPYHDRYAYSAIVDRPVYDWPGGKRLAVYIGLNIEHFAYASGIGHALSAELPQPDPRTFAWRDYGNRVGVWRVLELLDQLGLPAAHLCNTSVFDHAPGIVEAIVRRGDEIIGHGRTNAERQGQMWEDDERRLLEYVRDRIAEKAGQKVRGWMGPWMSNSHHTPDLLKESGYAFQMDWPADDQPVWMRTRAGRLLSLPYPLEINDSPQILVRHHSAEQFRDMIVGQFEEMLAQSEKQPLVCGIALHTMIVGQPYRLRALREALRHIVEHPRRDRVWFTRPGAIHDHCAALPAGTIPGDAA, from the coding sequence ATGCTGAAACTGCCGTACCACGACCGCTACGCCTACTCGGCCATCGTCGACCGGCCGGTCTACGACTGGCCCGGGGGCAAGCGGCTGGCCGTCTATATCGGCTTGAACATCGAGCACTTCGCCTACGCCAGCGGGATCGGCCACGCCCTGTCGGCGGAGCTGCCGCAACCCGATCCGCGCACCTTCGCGTGGCGCGACTACGGCAACAGGGTCGGCGTCTGGCGCGTGCTGGAGCTGCTCGACCAGCTCGGCCTGCCGGCGGCGCATCTCTGCAACACCTCGGTGTTCGACCACGCGCCGGGGATCGTCGAGGCGATCGTCAGGCGGGGCGACGAGATCATCGGCCACGGCCGCACCAACGCCGAGCGCCAGGGCCAGATGTGGGAGGACGACGAGCGCCGGCTGCTCGAGTACGTGCGCGACCGCATCGCCGAGAAAGCCGGTCAGAAGGTGCGCGGCTGGATGGGGCCGTGGATGTCGAACAGCCACCACACGCCCGATCTGTTGAAGGAGAGCGGCTACGCCTTCCAGATGGACTGGCCGGCCGACGACCAGCCGGTGTGGATGCGCACGCGGGCCGGCCGGCTGCTGTCGCTGCCGTATCCGCTGGAGATCAACGATTCGCCGCAGATCCTGGTGCGGCACCACAGCGCCGAGCAGTTCCGCGACATGATCGTCGGCCAGTTCGAGGAGATGCTGGCGCAATCGGAGAAGCAGCCGCTGGTCTGCGGCATCGCGCTGCACACGATGATCGTCGGTCAGCCCTACCGGCTGCGCGCGCTGCGCGAGGCGCTGCGCCACATCGTCGAGCATCCCCGGCGGGACCGCGTGTGGTTCACGCGCCCCGGCGCGATCCACGACCATTGCGCGGCGCTGCCGGCCGGCACCATCCCCGGAGACGCCGCTTGA